In a genomic window of Agarivorans albus:
- a CDS encoding cellulase family glycosylhydrolase — MPECRTYHRFAAKLILLGFISPFAVAADCEYSITNQWDQGFQAQVTITNTDSTNIEGWQVNWQYQQGSQLSSSWNTVLSGDNPYSASNLSWNATIKPGESVEFGIQGTMNGNNAEQPALTGDVCSSQTPPPPSEQPAITAIDAAAAMGTGFNLGQMFDNQQHAATLTEASGKIDAYYEQGYRNVRIPISWTIEISGSTIANESGKIDLNNARLKEIIKTVDHALAYEDMFVVINAHHEAVIKDNSDAVMLETLWTDISALFKDRSNRLIFQILNEPHLSNSEAMLPSKLRHMTGLAYNKIREQSPNRIVVIGGNQWFGAHEMARTWPNLDAVGGGNDPYVMAAFHHYNPWSYHGEGNLSTKWTESDISDPIRTMQQWANGVGQGMPIYISEWGTNWQKYKSQMDCNNIRAWYELLDSKHAKAAGIPTSVWDDGGWFMIYDHRTNTYNNNLYQCIIQGSCEYSSNDSSQINAACK; from the coding sequence ATGCCCGAATGTCGAACATACCACCGCTTCGCAGCTAAGCTGATTTTACTTGGTTTCATCTCGCCTTTTGCAGTTGCGGCCGACTGCGAGTACTCCATAACCAATCAATGGGACCAAGGCTTTCAGGCACAGGTGACCATTACAAATACCGATTCAACTAACATCGAGGGTTGGCAAGTTAATTGGCAATATCAACAAGGCTCTCAACTTAGCTCTAGCTGGAATACGGTTTTAAGTGGAGATAACCCATACAGCGCAAGTAACCTTTCGTGGAACGCGACTATAAAGCCAGGGGAGTCGGTTGAATTTGGTATTCAAGGAACCATGAACGGCAACAATGCGGAACAACCAGCGCTTACTGGTGATGTTTGCTCTAGTCAAACACCACCACCTCCCAGTGAACAACCTGCTATAACGGCTATAGACGCTGCAGCAGCAATGGGCACCGGCTTTAACTTAGGGCAAATGTTCGACAACCAACAACATGCGGCTACCCTAACCGAAGCTTCAGGAAAAATAGATGCTTATTACGAGCAAGGTTATCGTAATGTCAGAATTCCGATTAGTTGGACCATAGAGATATCAGGTTCAACCATTGCTAACGAATCAGGAAAAATAGACCTTAACAATGCTCGCCTTAAAGAGATAATAAAAACTGTCGACCATGCCCTAGCTTATGAAGATATGTTCGTAGTTATCAATGCTCACCATGAAGCCGTAATCAAAGACAATAGTGATGCGGTGATGTTAGAAACTCTGTGGACTGATATTAGTGCTCTATTTAAAGACCGCAGTAACCGCCTCATTTTTCAAATTTTAAACGAACCGCACTTAAGTAATAGCGAAGCCATGCTTCCGTCAAAGCTACGCCACATGACAGGTTTGGCATATAACAAGATCAGAGAACAGAGTCCAAATCGGATTGTTGTAATTGGTGGAAACCAATGGTTTGGCGCTCATGAGATGGCGCGAACCTGGCCAAACTTAGACGCTGTTGGAGGGGGCAATGACCCCTATGTGATGGCCGCATTCCACCATTACAATCCTTGGTCTTACCACGGTGAAGGTAACTTATCGACTAAGTGGACTGAATCTGACATTAGTGACCCAATTAGAACCATGCAACAATGGGCAAACGGTGTGGGTCAAGGTATGCCAATCTACATCAGTGAATGGGGTACTAATTGGCAAAAATATAAAAGCCAAATGGATTGCAACAATATTAGAGCTTGGTATGAATTACTGGACTCTAAACATGCAAAAGCAGCAGGCATTCCCACTTCTGTGTGGGACGATGGCGGTTGGTTTATGATCTATGATCACCGCACCAATACCTACAACAACAACCTTTATCAGTGCATTATTCAAGGCTCCTGCGAGTACAGCAGTAACGACAGCAGCCAAATCAATGCAGCCTGTAAGTAG
- a CDS encoding universal stress protein produces the protein MSYRHILVAVDLSENSRRIIDKVILLAKPLDAKVSLIFVDESANDSAFSGLIDLDLAAIEPMHPSLKEFANKLNALVVDTNYTIENQFVMQGDLSARLDETVAEVGADLIVCGHDNGFWHRLASKHHELVNNVSIDLLVIPIDQ, from the coding sequence ATGAGCTATCGTCACATTTTAGTCGCCGTCGACCTCTCTGAAAACAGCAGACGAATAATCGATAAAGTCATCCTGCTAGCGAAACCACTCGATGCAAAAGTATCACTGATTTTTGTTGATGAAAGCGCTAACGATTCAGCATTCAGTGGGCTAATTGATCTTGATTTAGCCGCCATAGAACCAATGCATCCTAGCCTTAAAGAGTTTGCTAACAAGCTTAACGCCTTGGTGGTGGATACTAATTACACCATTGAGAACCAGTTTGTTATGCAAGGTGATTTAAGTGCCCGCTTAGATGAAACAGTGGCCGAGGTAGGCGCTGACTTAATCGTATGTGGTCATGATAATGGGTTCTGGCATCGTTTAGCGTCTAAACATCATGAGCTGGTTAATAACGTCTCGATAGATCTGCTGGTTATACCTATCGATCAGTGA
- a CDS encoding polysaccharide lyase family 7 protein, which translates to MKKIYVACAVAALFAGTAGAAGAAGAANTPTNYQLELMSKLDASKAPAQNFEMRKWKINLPYPDTKPEREGKTMEVYASQLNDAENPFSHPEWFYTNAETGAMVFKVPNEAVTTPNSKNARSELRAMLNVNLPTGYKDPSTNFVLASHDNAAAYGSIGGRMSAALSVDHVSLSGNDAKMGAHSVVIGQIHGSNNEPLKIFFRKLPNHEHGSLFWNYEINPKDKKDRFDIPHNIFGQYNLTKDDKDPVGGIKLGELFSYDVDIVDNIMNLTFTKNPGEANEQVVTYKVNLAEPNSASDLDTSYAQDWMYFKAGAYNQCNIKPKTNTWSSGCSNNGLDAGDYTQVSFYKLNLIQ; encoded by the coding sequence ATGAAAAAGATTTATGTCGCTTGTGCCGTAGCTGCACTGTTTGCAGGTACAGCTGGCGCAGCTGGCGCAGCTGGCGCAGCGAATACACCGACCAATTACCAGCTTGAATTGATGTCGAAGCTGGATGCCTCTAAAGCCCCGGCGCAAAACTTCGAAATGCGTAAGTGGAAAATTAACTTACCCTACCCTGATACCAAGCCTGAGCGCGAAGGTAAAACCATGGAAGTGTATGCATCTCAACTAAACGATGCAGAAAATCCGTTCTCACATCCAGAATGGTTTTACACCAACGCTGAAACTGGCGCCATGGTATTTAAAGTACCTAATGAAGCCGTGACTACTCCTAACAGTAAAAACGCTCGTAGTGAATTACGCGCAATGTTAAACGTGAACTTACCTACTGGGTATAAAGATCCAAGCACCAATTTTGTATTGGCTTCTCACGACAATGCGGCAGCTTACGGCTCTATTGGCGGACGCATGAGCGCAGCCTTAAGTGTTGACCATGTAAGCCTAAGTGGTAACGATGCAAAAATGGGTGCTCACTCGGTGGTTATTGGCCAGATCCATGGTTCAAATAATGAACCTTTAAAGATCTTCTTCCGCAAATTGCCAAACCATGAGCATGGTTCGCTATTCTGGAACTATGAAATTAATCCTAAAGACAAGAAAGACCGTTTCGATATTCCTCATAACATCTTCGGCCAGTACAACTTAACCAAAGACGATAAAGATCCAGTTGGCGGCATCAAGCTGGGTGAATTGTTCTCTTATGACGTTGATATTGTTGACAACATAATGAACCTCACATTTACCAAAAACCCAGGTGAAGCCAATGAGCAAGTTGTCACGTATAAGGTTAACTTAGCTGAACCTAACTCTGCTTCAGACTTAGATACCAGCTACGCGCAAGATTGGATGTACTTTAAAGCAGGTGCTTACAACCAGTGCAATATCAAACCTAAAACCAATACTTGGAGCTCGGGCTGCAGCAATAATGGCTTAGATGCTGGTGATTACACACAAGTAAGCTTCTATAAACTTAACCTTATTCAATAA
- the yfcE gene encoding phosphodiesterase, with product MLFVCSDIHGDYQALTLTLAAFKRSGASHLISLGDVLNHGPRNPVPAHYAPLKVAEDLNNIADKIIAVRGNCDSEVDQALCHFPLLAEYNQMLLGTRKIFLCHGHNYGPNQLPPLSPGDILVSGHSHIPQAQQQDGHFVLNPGSVSMPRQDWQASYALITEQQLQVCSLVDHQKLLSCPLDKN from the coding sequence ATGCTGTTTGTATGTTCTGATATTCATGGCGACTACCAAGCCCTAACACTCACTTTAGCCGCTTTTAAACGCAGCGGAGCTTCGCATTTAATCAGCTTGGGCGATGTACTTAACCACGGGCCTCGTAACCCCGTGCCCGCTCACTATGCACCTTTAAAAGTAGCGGAAGACTTAAACAACATCGCTGATAAAATTATTGCGGTTAGAGGGAATTGCGATAGCGAAGTAGACCAAGCCCTGTGTCACTTTCCATTGTTAGCTGAATACAACCAAATGCTTTTAGGAACACGCAAAATATTTTTGTGTCATGGCCATAATTATGGACCAAACCAACTGCCGCCTTTAAGCCCTGGAGATATATTGGTGAGCGGCCACAGCCATATTCCGCAAGCCCAACAACAAGACGGGCACTTTGTGCTTAATCCCGGCTCGGTATCTATGCCTCGACAAGATTGGCAAGCCAGTTACGCATTAATCACTGAACAGCAATTACAAGTATGTAGTCTTGTTGATCACCAAAAGCTACTGAGCTGCCCTTTAGATAAAAACTAA